In one window of Sinorhizobium chiapasense DNA:
- the htpG gene encoding molecular chaperone HtpG, producing the protein MSEVEMSVEKHVFEADVARLLHLMVHSVYSDKNIFLRELISNAADACEKLRYEAIVAPELLGSDPQPRITLTLDEEGARLVVEDNGIGMSRDELVESLGTIARSGTRAFMERIEAAQGKEGAQLIGQFGVGFYSAFMVADNVDVVSRRAGSDKAWHWASDGKGSYTVSAVELADAPARGTRITLHLMDDAKSYTSRWTVERIVKDQSGHVPVPISIVEKPGEEPAQVADGTALWTKQKSEISKEDYADFYRSVAGQYDEPAATVHFRAEGRHEYTALAFVPGSKPFDLFDPDRKGRMKLYVKRVFITDEAELLPRYLRFVRGLIDTADLPLNVSREMIQESPLLASIRKGLTSRVLTSIEKLAESEPETFAKVWENFGSVIKEGIYEDFERRAQLIALSRFRTTATDDNPRALSDYVKDMKDGQTAIYYLTGDNLAQLKASPQLEGFRARGIEVLLLTDPVDSFWVTSAPEFEGKPFKSITQGAADLAGIAKQAPDDATSTETSQAVAEFVTFAKATLGDAVADVRTSERLTESAVCLVAPEHGPDRQLEKMLQGAGRIDGAAKPILEINPGHSLITAIAACPAEDEAFREDAVRLLLDQARVLDGDKPEDPRAFAERLSRVFSRALKG; encoded by the coding sequence ATGAGTGAAGTCGAAATGTCCGTCGAGAAACATGTCTTCGAAGCCGATGTGGCGCGGCTGCTCCATTTGATGGTGCACTCGGTCTATTCGGACAAGAACATCTTCCTTCGCGAACTGATTTCGAATGCGGCGGATGCCTGCGAGAAGCTGCGCTACGAGGCGATCGTCGCGCCGGAACTGCTCGGCAGCGATCCTCAGCCGCGCATCACGCTGACGTTGGACGAGGAAGGGGCGCGTCTCGTCGTCGAGGACAACGGCATCGGCATGAGCCGCGACGAACTGGTCGAATCCCTCGGCACGATTGCCCGTTCTGGCACACGGGCCTTCATGGAGCGGATCGAGGCGGCCCAGGGCAAGGAGGGCGCACAGCTCATCGGCCAGTTCGGCGTCGGCTTCTATTCGGCCTTCATGGTTGCCGACAATGTCGACGTCGTTTCCCGCCGTGCAGGCTCCGACAAGGCCTGGCACTGGGCGTCGGACGGCAAGGGCAGCTACACCGTTTCCGCGGTTGAACTCGCCGATGCTCCGGCGCGCGGCACGCGGATCACGCTCCATCTTATGGACGACGCCAAAAGCTACACGTCGCGCTGGACGGTCGAGCGGATCGTCAAAGACCAATCCGGCCACGTGCCCGTCCCGATCTCGATCGTCGAAAAGCCCGGCGAAGAGCCCGCCCAGGTCGCGGATGGCACGGCTCTCTGGACCAAACAGAAGAGCGAGATTTCCAAGGAAGACTACGCGGATTTCTACCGCAGCGTCGCCGGGCAGTATGACGAACCGGCCGCCACCGTTCACTTCCGGGCTGAAGGTCGCCACGAATATACGGCGCTCGCCTTCGTACCGGGCTCCAAGCCCTTCGATCTTTTCGATCCGGATCGCAAGGGGCGGATGAAACTCTATGTCAAGCGTGTCTTCATCACCGATGAGGCCGAATTGCTGCCGCGTTACCTGCGTTTCGTACGCGGGCTTATCGACACGGCCGATCTGCCGCTCAATGTCTCGCGCGAAATGATTCAGGAAAGCCCGCTGCTCGCCAGCATCCGCAAGGGGCTCACGAGCCGAGTCCTGACCAGCATCGAGAAGTTGGCGGAAAGCGAGCCCGAGACCTTCGCCAAGGTCTGGGAAAACTTCGGGAGCGTCATCAAGGAAGGCATCTACGAAGATTTCGAGCGACGGGCACAGCTCATTGCGCTTTCGCGCTTCCGCACCACGGCGACTGACGACAATCCGCGTGCGTTGAGCGACTACGTCAAGGACATGAAGGATGGCCAGACGGCGATCTACTATCTGACCGGCGACAACCTTGCTCAGTTGAAGGCTTCGCCACAGCTTGAAGGGTTTCGCGCCCGTGGCATCGAAGTGTTGCTGCTCACCGATCCGGTCGACAGCTTCTGGGTGACCTCGGCGCCGGAATTCGAAGGCAAGCCGTTCAAGTCGATCACGCAAGGGGCGGCGGATCTCGCCGGCATTGCGAAGCAGGCGCCCGACGATGCGACCTCCACGGAGACGAGCCAGGCCGTGGCCGAGTTCGTTACCTTCGCCAAGGCGACGCTCGGTGACGCGGTTGCCGATGTCAGGACCTCGGAGCGGTTGACGGAAAGCGCAGTCTGCCTCGTGGCACCCGAGCATGGACCGGATCGCCAGCTCGAAAAGATGTTGCAGGGCGCTGGTCGTATCGATGGCGCAGCAAAGCCGATCCTGGAGATCAATCCCGGCCACAGCCTGATCACCGCCATCGCTGCCTGCCCCGCCGAGGACGAGGCATTCCGCGAGGACGCGGTGAGGCTCTTGCTCGACCAGGCGCGCGTCCTCGATGGCGACAAGCCGGAAGATCCGCGCGCCTTCGCGGAGCGGCTGTCACGCGTCTTCAGCCGGGCTTTGAAGGGGTAG
- a CDS encoding CaiB/BaiF CoA transferase family protein: MEAPLKGIRVLELARILAGPWIGQTLADLGADVIKVESPAGDDTRTWGPPFVAGEGGEKLDAAYFHACNRGKRSVVLDFTTEEGQEAVRRLAAQSDVLLENFKVGGLAKYGLDYQSLRKINPRLIYCSVTGFGQDGPYAHRAGYDYIVQGMSGIMDLTGEPDREPQKIGVAFADIFTGLYGVIAVQAALAQRERTGEGQQIDMALLDCMTGVLANQALNFLVSGKAPRRLGNAHPNIAPYQVFPTADGHLIVAVGNDRQFVKFCDVLGRADLASDGRYLTNAGRVQHRDSLTPELASETVKFARDGLLAKLEAAGVPGGPINTVADVFADPQILHRQMRVETPHTGAATGTSPGIRTPIRFSSASLALERGVPRLGEHTEEVLAEIGMAIPKE; this comes from the coding sequence ATGGAAGCGCCGCTAAAGGGTATTCGCGTTCTCGAACTCGCCCGCATTCTGGCCGGCCCCTGGATCGGCCAGACACTCGCCGATCTCGGCGCCGACGTCATCAAGGTGGAAAGCCCAGCCGGCGACGATACCCGAACCTGGGGACCACCCTTTGTCGCAGGCGAGGGCGGCGAGAAGCTCGACGCCGCCTATTTCCATGCCTGCAACCGCGGCAAGCGTTCGGTCGTGCTCGATTTCACGACGGAGGAGGGGCAGGAGGCGGTACGGCGGCTGGCGGCACAATCCGACGTGCTCCTCGAAAACTTCAAGGTCGGTGGCCTCGCCAAATACGGGCTCGACTATCAGAGCCTGAGGAAGATCAACCCGCGACTCATCTATTGTTCGGTGACCGGCTTCGGCCAGGACGGCCCCTATGCCCACCGCGCCGGCTACGACTACATCGTCCAGGGCATGAGCGGGATCATGGATCTGACCGGCGAGCCGGATCGCGAGCCGCAGAAGATCGGCGTCGCCTTCGCCGACATCTTTACCGGGCTCTACGGCGTGATCGCCGTGCAGGCGGCGCTTGCGCAGCGCGAACGCACGGGCGAGGGGCAGCAGATCGACATGGCGCTGCTCGATTGCATGACCGGCGTGCTCGCCAACCAGGCGCTGAATTTTCTCGTCTCGGGCAAGGCGCCGCGGCGTCTCGGCAATGCGCATCCCAACATCGCGCCTTACCAGGTCTTTCCGACCGCTGACGGCCATCTGATCGTCGCTGTCGGCAACGACCGGCAGTTCGTCAAGTTCTGCGACGTGCTCGGCCGCGCGGACCTGGCGTCAGACGGGCGCTATCTGACCAATGCCGGCCGTGTTCAGCATCGCGATAGCCTGACACCGGAGCTCGCCTCGGAAACCGTAAAATTCGCGCGGGATGGGCTTTTGGCGAAGCTCGAAGCCGCGGGTGTACCGGGCGGCCCGATCAACACGGTCGCCGATGTCTTCGCGGATCCCCAGATCCTCCATCGGCAGATGCGCGTGGAGACGCCACACACCGGCGCCGCGACGGGAACGTCACCCGGTATCCGGACGCCGATCCGCTTCTCCAGTGCCTCGCTCGCGCTTGAGCGCGGAGTGCCCCGGTTGGGCGAGCATACGGAAGAGGTGCTGGCGGAGATTGGGATGGCTATCCCGAAAGAATAA